The region ATATTATAGAAAATCTATCTCCAATACCTACTTTTATATCATGGGCATCACTATTTCCCAAAGCTGCAATATGTTTTTGCTTATATTGATAATAATTAAGATAAGTTAAATTATTACACTCTTCAATTTGGTCAATATCTCCAAATACTTCAACTGCATCAACTGTTGATTTTTCCAATAACTCTTTATATATTGCTTGGTGTAGATGATATTTTTGGTCATAATATATCCAATGGGGATGACACAATATTGCAAGACCATTGTTCTCTTGTATTTTTTTTATTGTCCATAAATTTCTAGCATAATGTTTAGGATTAATATCTTTAGCTATTTTACCCTTTATCTTATTTTCTATCTCTTCTAACTCACATTTGTATATCTCTTCATCATCTCTTAATTCGTCAATAGAACAATCTGTGTTTATACTCAGCATATGTCCATTTCCTTTTGAAAAAGAAGTATCCCCTTTTCCTACACTTACCTCTTCTCCTGGAAGTATAGTAATATCAATTTTATTTTCATCTTTCTTTTTTATAGCTTCTTTGCTTCCTTTATAATTATCATGGTCTGTAATTGAAATAAAATCCATACCAAACTCTAAAGATTCTAGAATCATAGCCATTGGTGTTCTTTTACCATCTGAATATGTAGTATGCATGTGTAAGTCACCTTTTAAAGCTGTTAGCTCTAAAATCTTTTTTTCAACTGCAAATAGATTTATAGATTTTGATTCTTTATAATTAAAATTTACTTTTAAAATATATTCACCATAAGTTTGCATTTTATATTCAAAAACTATATCTTGTTTTTGTATTTCAAATTTAATTTTTTCATTATGAAAATAGTCATTTTTTGAGAATATATTTATTGATTCAATATTTTTTATATTGTTTGGATTTATAAGATTTAATTTAAACGATATTTTTTTATCTAAAGGGGTTACCCGTGGGAATAGTTTCATTTATTTTCCTTTCTTTTTTTTAAAACATAAAGTGTAGATAATCCTATGGTTACTAGGATAATAATTAAGGCAAGTACATTTAGTACAGGAGTAAGTCCAAGTTTTACCATACTTCCAATATGAATAGTGATTGTACTTTGTGTACCTATTAAAAACAGTGTTGTGTTATAGTTTTGTATTGATTGTAAAAAAGCTAATGCTGTTGCTGAAAAAATAGCAGGCTTTAAAAAAGGAACTGTTATTTTAAAAAACAATTGTGTAGGTGAAGCTCCCAAATCTAAAGCTGCAAGTTCTAAGTTTTTATCAAACTTTTGAAGTCTAGACATAAACAGCAACATTGCCATAGATGAGATAAATGTAGTTTGCCCAACAATTGTCAAAATAATACCTCCTGAAACCTCAAAAAGATTATTCCACATCACTAGTGTTGCTATACCTATAATAACTCCGGGGGTTAATATGGGAGAGACTAAAATTGCATAAAAAACATCTCTTGCTTTTTTATTTATATTTAGTAAAAACAAAGCACCTGCTAAACCAAGAGGAATAGACAATATTACAACTCCAAGACCAATTATTAGTGAGTTTAATATTGCTTCAAAAAGTTTATAATCTTGGAAAAACTCACTTATCCAATGTAAAGAAAACCCTTTCCATGGGTAAATTGTAGGGATTGAACTTTCATTGAACGCTGCTAATGAAACAACTACTAAGGGTAAAAACAGATATATAAAAAAGCTAAAAAAATAAAACTTTATTGCAATATCTGCAATTTTTTTTGAATCAATATTTTTCATTTTGACATATCCTCTAGTTTTACTTTAAAGAGTTTTAACATCAACACTATAAATAATATACATAAAACTAATAATGCAATTCCATATGCAGAACCTTGATTCCAATTTCCACCATCAAAAAACCAACTATATATAATCTGAGTAAACCATAAACCTTTAGTTCCACCTAATATTGAAGGTACTGCATAGGTTCCGGCTGTTAACATAAAAACAAAGATTGAACCAACAGCAATTCCTGGTTTCGCATAAGGAATGATGATTTTTTTATGTATTGTTATCCAAGAAGCCCCTAAATCCCTTGCTGCTAGGATTTGATTTTTATCTAAAGTTTCTAGGGTATTGTAAATAGGGAAAAGCATAAAAAGAATATAAGCATAAACCATTCCTATTAGTGCTGCTGAATTATTTTGAAAAAAATCAATAGGTGTATCAATAAAACCTAAAGAGATTAATATATTATTTATAATCCCATTAAAAGATAAAATCATAAACCAAGCAAATGTTCTTAGAAGTTCATCTATCCAATATGGAATAATCAATCCCAAAAAGATAAATATCTTACCCTTACTGCTTGCCATATGGGCTAAATAGTATGCGATAGGATAACATACTAAAAATGCAAGTATTGTAACAAGTATAGAGGACCAAATTGTTTTAAAAAATATAGATCTATGTAAGTTATTTGTTAATAAATACTCATAATTTTCATTAGTGTATATTTTAGGAGGTTCTTGGGATAATAAATCATTTTTTTCAATTTGCTCACTTAGTTTGTTTATTTTCTCTTCAAGTTTTTTATTTTGTGGATTCTTATCTAACTGTTTTTCTAACTCATATCTTTTAGCATCTAATTTATCTGTCTCTTCCCACAGTTTTTGTTGTGCTGTTTCATCATATTTCCAAAATGAATACTCTACCATTAAAGCTTGGGGAAAGATAATAAATATACTTAACCATAAAATCACAGAAAATAAGATATAAGCACTTAAAGCTTTTCCATATCTATTAATTAATTTTGACATTAAAAAGCCTTTAAAAGTACAACATCATTTTCATCAAAATATATTGTCATCTTCTCTTTACTAACTTTTAATTGTAATTCATTGTTATTCTTTTTATGTAATACAATATCGTTTTTTATTAAATCCTCTTCATATCTTTTTAGATAAATATTTAGTAAAGAGCCTTCAAAAGAGCTTGTGTTGATATTTAATGAGATAGAATTTATTTTTTGTTTTAATGAAAATCTTTCTGGTCTAATAAATAGTTTTACACTATCTCCAACTTTTAATTTAGCTTTTTTTATCACATTAAAATTTCCATATATAGTTTTAACAATAACATTTTCATCTAAATTTCGAATAATCTTTCCATTAAACTCATTATTCTCACCCACAAAATTTGCTACAAATGTAGTTTTTGGGTTATTATACAACTCTTGAGGGGTAGAAACTTGTTCAACTCTTCCTTTTGACATAACAGCAACTTTATCAGACATAGATAAAGCTTCACCTTGGTCATGGGTAATATATATAAACGTAATACCTGTAAGTTTTTGTAAAGCTCTAAGCTCTTTTCTCATATGTTGTCTAAGTTTTAAATCTAAAGCTGATAAAGGCTCATCTAAAAGCAATACTTTTGGTTCAACAGCAAGAGCTCTAGCTATTGCTACTCTTTGTTTTTGTCCACCTGACAAATCTTCTATTGAACTATTCTCATACTCTTCTAGGGATACCATTTTTAATAATTCATTTACTTTTTTGTCTATTTGTTTATTATCTACTTTTTTAACTCTTAGTCCAAAAGCAATATTCTCTTTTACACTAATATTTAGAAATAAAGCAAGATTTTGAAAAACAAGGGATGTTGGTCTTTTATTTGCACTAACATTTTTCATATTTTGATCTGCTATAAAAACTTTCCCTTTTGTTGGTTCTAAAAATCCAGATATAATCTTTAATAATGTTGTTTTTCCACAACCAGATGGACCAAGAATAGAGAAAAATTCTCCTTTTTCTATATTTAAGTTTACGTTTTTAAGTGCGTGAAGTTTTTCAAATTCCATTGTAATATCTTCAATTTTTACACCCATTCTATACCTTTTACTATTTTTTCTTATGAAACCTTACGTTGAGTATATTACAGAACAGTTACAATACTTGTAACCATTTGGTAATCACACAGATTTAAAATTTCATTATAAATTATTTAAAGGTGTGTTTATGAATAGAAGAAATTTTCTAAAAAAGGGTTTAGGTTTAGGAAGTGCTGCACTTATTGCTCCTGCAATTGTTTCAAATACTATGGCATCATCAATGGAATTAAACCTTTATGCATGGTCTGATTATATTTCAGAAGATATGATTAAAGCTTTTGAAAAAGAGACAGGTATTAAAGTTAATCTAACAACTTATGGTTCAAATGATGAAGTGTTAAATAAATTAAGAGCCTCAAAAGGAAATGGATTTGATATTGTTATGCCATCTGTAACATATGGTCAACAATGGTATAAACACAGACTTTTACAACCATTAGATTTAACAAAATTAAATGTTGCAGGTTGTGAAAAATCAATGTGGGATTCATCTGCTTCATTTGGTGGAGAGTTTAGAGGAAAAAGATATATTGTTCCATTTAACTGGGGAACTGAAGCTATTGCTGTAAATACTGAAAAGCTTGATGCAAAAGCAAATAAGATTTCATATGGAGATTTATGGAAAGATAATTTAGATTCAAAAGTAACAGTTAGAGCTCATTCATCTTTAATTGGTGTTGGATTATATCTTGATAGAATCGGAAAAGTGAAATCAAATAGAATGTTAGATACCTATAAAGATGAACAAACTATGAGAGATGTTTACTCTAAGATAACTGATTATGTAATTGAGCACAAAAACAATATTAGACAATTTTGGTCAAATGCACAAGAAACAACTAATGCTTTTATGCAAAATGGTTGTGTTATAGGACAAACTTGGGATGGTCCTGCTATGAGAATGATGAGTGAAACTAATGGGAAAATCAAGTTTATGGCTCCAAAAGAGGGTGCTATTACTTGGATGGATGGAATGGCTATTCCAAAGGGTGCAAAAAATGTATCTGCTGCTTATGCTTGGATAAATTGGTATTATAATGGCGGAAAATCAGGAGCAATGCATGCAAATGCTTCAGGATATAACTCTTGTGCAGCAGGAGCAGCAAAATACTTATCAGCTCAAGCTAAAGCAAATTTTGAAGAGGCTTATCCTGGCGATGCAATTAAAAATCTATGGTGGTATCCAGAAGAGCCAACTTGGTTTGTAACAGTTAGAAATGAGTTTAGAGATAAACTTTTAGCAGCTGGTGTATAAAAAGATTTACAAAGGGAAAACCCTTTGTAATATATTTAAAATTTAGCGTTTGGAATAGGGTGGTTCTCAACCACGAAATCAATATCTTTATCCCCTCTACCACTTAAACTAACTAAAATAGTTTTATCTTTTGGAAGAGTTTTTGCTAGTTTCATTGCAAATGCTACAGCATGAGCTGATTCTAAAGCCGGAATAATCCCTTCAAGTTGAGACAGTTTATAAAAAGCATCAACAGCTTCTTTATCATTAGATAATCCAACTTTTGTTCGGCCTATCTCTTTTAAATAAGCATGTTCTGGGCCAACTGAAGGATAATCAATTCCTGAACCAATAGAATAAACAGGTGCAGGTTCACCATTTTCATCTTTTAGCATAATAGAATTAAACCCATGCATTACACCCTCTTGTCCATAAGTTAGAGTTGCAGCATGCTCTCCTATTTTTTCTCCAATTCCCATAGGTTCTACACCATAAAGATTTACCTCTTTTTCATCAATAAAAGCAGAAAATATTCCCATTGCATTTGAACCGCCACCAACACAAGCAACTATATTATCAGGTAACTTATCTTCATGTTCTAAAAACTGCTCTTTTGATTCAAAACCAATAACACTTTGAAAATCTCTAACCATCATAGGAAA is a window of Halarcobacter sp. DNA encoding:
- a CDS encoding ABC transporter permease, translated to MSKLINRYGKALSAYILFSVILWLSIFIIFPQALMVEYSFWKYDETAQQKLWEETDKLDAKRYELEKQLDKNPQNKKLEEKINKLSEQIEKNDLLSQEPPKIYTNENYEYLLTNNLHRSIFFKTIWSSILVTILAFLVCYPIAYYLAHMASSKGKIFIFLGLIIPYWIDELLRTFAWFMILSFNGIINNILISLGFIDTPIDFFQNNSAALIGMVYAYILFMLFPIYNTLETLDKNQILAARDLGASWITIHKKIIIPYAKPGIAVGSIFVFMLTAGTYAVPSILGGTKGLWFTQIIYSWFFDGGNWNQGSAYGIALLVLCILFIVLMLKLFKVKLEDMSK
- a CDS encoding extracellular solute-binding protein, yielding MNRRNFLKKGLGLGSAALIAPAIVSNTMASSMELNLYAWSDYISEDMIKAFEKETGIKVNLTTYGSNDEVLNKLRASKGNGFDIVMPSVTYGQQWYKHRLLQPLDLTKLNVAGCEKSMWDSSASFGGEFRGKRYIVPFNWGTEAIAVNTEKLDAKANKISYGDLWKDNLDSKVTVRAHSSLIGVGLYLDRIGKVKSNRMLDTYKDEQTMRDVYSKITDYVIEHKNNIRQFWSNAQETTNAFMQNGCVIGQTWDGPAMRMMSETNGKIKFMAPKEGAITWMDGMAIPKGAKNVSAAYAWINWYYNGGKSGAMHANASGYNSCAAGAAKYLSAQAKANFEEAYPGDAIKNLWWYPEEPTWFVTVRNEFRDKLLAAGV
- a CDS encoding PHP domain-containing protein — protein: MKLFPRVTPLDKKISFKLNLINPNNIKNIESINIFSKNDYFHNEKIKFEIQKQDIVFEYKMQTYGEYILKVNFNYKESKSINLFAVEKKILELTALKGDLHMHTTYSDGKRTPMAMILESLEFGMDFISITDHDNYKGSKEAIKKKDENKIDITILPGEEVSVGKGDTSFSKGNGHMLSINTDCSIDELRDDEEIYKCELEEIENKIKGKIAKDINPKHYARNLWTIKKIQENNGLAILCHPHWIYYDQKYHLHQAIYKELLEKSTVDAVEVFGDIDQIEECNNLTYLNYYQYKQKHIAALGNSDAHDIKVGIGDRFSIIYSKTKKETDIVGAIKGLLSVAIFKRSNNEYQAVGDEKLVSYTLFLLKEYYPTHDKFKSKEARLIVDGLINKEDFSHKIDIVKSKLLRYRKNFFYKG
- a CDS encoding ABC transporter permease encodes the protein MKNIDSKKIADIAIKFYFFSFFIYLFLPLVVVSLAAFNESSIPTIYPWKGFSLHWISEFFQDYKLFEAILNSLIIGLGVVILSIPLGLAGALFLLNINKKARDVFYAILVSPILTPGVIIGIATLVMWNNLFEVSGGIILTIVGQTTFISSMAMLLFMSRLQKFDKNLELAALDLGASPTQLFFKITVPFLKPAIFSATALAFLQSIQNYNTTLFLIGTQSTITIHIGSMVKLGLTPVLNVLALIIILVTIGLSTLYVLKKRKENK
- the trpB gene encoding tryptophan synthase subunit beta, producing MSNYLDNYPDENGYFGKFGGSFIPPVLEEPFAKINKEYKKLKNDPQFIEELKYVRKHYQGRPTPISFAKNLTKFCGGAKIYLKREDLNHSGAHKLNHCMAEVILAKHMGFKKVIAETGAGQHGVALATAAAYFGLECEIHMGEVDIKKEHPNVVRMKILGAKVIPATHGLKTLKEAVDSAFESYVSQADTAIYCIGSVVGPHPFPMMVRDFQSVIGFESKEQFLEHEDKLPDNIVACVGGGSNAMGIFSAFIDEKEVNLYGVEPMGIGEKIGEHAATLTYGQEGVMHGFNSIMLKDENGEPAPVYSIGSGIDYPSVGPEHAYLKEIGRTKVGLSNDKEAVDAFYKLSQLEGIIPALESAHAVAFAMKLAKTLPKDKTILVSLSGRGDKDIDFVVENHPIPNAKF
- a CDS encoding ABC transporter ATP-binding protein, with the translated sequence MGVKIEDITMEFEKLHALKNVNLNIEKGEFFSILGPSGCGKTTLLKIISGFLEPTKGKVFIADQNMKNVSANKRPTSLVFQNLALFLNISVKENIAFGLRVKKVDNKQIDKKVNELLKMVSLEEYENSSIEDLSGGQKQRVAIARALAVEPKVLLLDEPLSALDLKLRQHMRKELRALQKLTGITFIYITHDQGEALSMSDKVAVMSKGRVEQVSTPQELYNNPKTTFVANFVGENNEFNGKIIRNLDENVIVKTIYGNFNVIKKAKLKVGDSVKLFIRPERFSLKQKINSISLNINTSSFEGSLLNIYLKRYEEDLIKNDIVLHKKNNNELQLKVSKEKMTIYFDENDVVLLKAF